The Sphingomonas sp. G-3-2-10 DNA window GCGCCGCGCGCGCCGCGTTCGAAGGGCGGCTCTCGGCTCTGTCCGAGGCGCACAATCTGCTCACCCGCGAATTCTGGGGTCCGGTGTCGATGGCGCGGATCATCGACGATGCCGTCGCGCCGCATGGCGGCGATGCGGGCCGGTTCGAACTGGAAGGGCCGGACCTGACCATCGCGCCCAAGACCGCGATCAGTCTCGCGCTCGCGATCCACGAACTCGCGACCAATGCCGTCAAGCATGGCGCGCTGTCGGTTCCCGAAGGTCGGGTCGCGATCCAATGGGCGAAGGCGAGCGGCAACGAACCTCGCCTGAGCCTGATCTGGAGCGAGCATGGCGGTCCACCGGTCAAGACGCCGTCCAAACGCGGCTTCGGCACGCGCATGATCGAACGCGGCCTCGCCGCCGAACTGGGCGGCAGCGTGAAGATCGAATTCGCGCCCGAAGGGCTGAAATGCGTGGTCGAGGCGCCGCTGCCCGAGGCGACGGCATGACCGCGCTGGAGGGACTGCGCGTGCTGGTCGTCGAAGACGAGCCGATCGTCGCGATGTGCCTCGAGGACATATTGGACGGCCTTGGTTGCGTCACCATCGGCCCCGCCAGCCGCCTCGCCGACGGGCTGGCGCTGGCACAGGCCGGCGGGCTCGACGCGGCGATCCTCGACATCAATCTGGGCGGCGAGCGCAGCACCCGCATCGCCGAGGCGCTGCGCGGCGGCGGCGTGCCCTTCGCGTTCGCCAGCGGCTATGGCGCGGTGCCCGAAGGGTTCGAGAACCAGCCGCTGATCGAGAAACCCTATCGCGAAGCCGATATCCAGGCGGCGCTGGTCCGGCTGCTGGGCTGATTATTCCACCGTAACCGACTTCGCCAGGTTGCGCGGCTGGTCGACGTCGGTGCCCTTGGCCACCGCGACATGGTAAGCCAGCAGCTGCACCGGCACGGCATAGACGAGCGGCGCGATCAGCGGGTGGACACTGGGCATCTCGATCACTGCCTCGGCATCGTCGCCGGCCAGCGCAAGGCCTTCCTTGTCGGAGATCAGCACCACGCGCGCGCCGCGCGCCTTGGCTTCCTGCATGTTCGACACGGTCTTGTCGAACAGCGGGCCGGAGGGTGCCAGCACGATCAGCGGCACGAGGTCGTCGATCAACGCGATCGGACCATGCTTCATCTCGCCCGACGCATAGCCTTCGGCGTGGATATAGCTGATTTCCTTGAGCTTCAGCGCGCCTTCCAGCGCCAGTGGATAGTCGGGACCGCGGCCGAGATACAGCACGTCGCGCGCTTCCGCGATCTTCGGGGCCATCGCCGCGATCTGCTCGTCGCGCGCCAGCGCCGCGTTGATGCAGGCCGGCGCCTCGATTAGATGGCGCACGATCTGGCGCTCCTCGCTCGGCGGCATCAGCCCCTTGGCACGGGCAAGATTGACCGACAGCGCGGCCATCACCGCGAGCTGGCAGGTGAATGCCTTGGTCGAGGCCACCCCGATTTCCGGCCCGGCATGGGTGGAGAGCAGCAGATCGACTTCTCGCGCCATCGAACTGGTCGGCACGTTGATGATGCCCGCGGTGGTGACGCCGTTCGCCTTCATGTGGCGCAGCGCCGCCAGCGTGTCGGCGGTCTCGCCCGACTGGCTGACCACAACGCCCAGCGTATGTGGCAAAAGCACCGGATCCCGGTACCGGAACTCCGACGCCACATCGACTTCCACCGGCACCCGGGCAAACCGCTCGATCCAGTATTTGCCGATCATCCCGACATAGGAAGCCGTCCCGCAGGCGACGATCACCACGCGTTCGATCTTCGACAGGTCGAAATGCATATTGGGCATCGCCACCATCTGCTCGACCGGGCGGATGTACGACTGGAGCGTCTGCGCGACGACCACCGGCTGCTCGTAGATTTCCTTGAGCATGAAATGGGCGTGGTTGCCCTTGTCGATCGCCTCGGCGGTCGCGCCGGACTGGACGATCGGCCGCTCGACGGGATTGTTGTCGCGATCGAAGATCTCGATCTTCTCGCGCGTCAGCACCGCCCAGTCGCCTTCGTCGAGATAGGCGATGCGCTGGGTCAGCGTGGCGAGCGCGTGCGCGTCCGAGCCCAGGTAATTCTCGCCATCCCCATAGCCCACGGTCAGCGGCGCGCCGAGGCGCGCGGCGATCAGCAGGTCGGGCTGGTTGCGGAACAGGAAGGCGATGGCGAACGCGCCGTGGAGGCGCGGCAGCACCGCGGCGACGGCATCGCGCGGAGCCTTGCCTGCCTTCAGCTCGCGATCGACCAGATGCGCGACGACTTCGGTGTCGGTCTGACTCTTGAACTGGCGCCCTTCCGCGATCAGCGCGTCGCGCAGCGGCTTGAAATTCTCGATGATGCCGTTGTGGACGATGGTGACGTCGCCCACGATGTGCGGGTGCGCATTGTCCTCGGTCGGCGCACCGTGCGTGGCCCAGCGAGTATGCGCGATGCCGATCAGGCCGGGCAGCGGGCTTTCGGCGAGGCGGTTGCCCAGATTGGCGAGCTTGCCTTCCGCGCGCCGGCGATCGATCTCGCCATTGTGCAACGTGGCGATGCCCGCCGAGTCATAGCCGCGATATTCGAGGCGCTTGAGCCCGTCGAACAGCCGCTGCGCGACGTCGCTGGTGCCGAGGATTCCGACAATTCCGCACATTATTTCGCTGCCTTCTTTGCCTTCATCGCTTCACGGAAACGATGCGCCCAGCCGGGCTTCACTTCCTGCTTCGCCCGCACGATGCCCAGCGCATTCGCTTCGACATCGCGCGTCACCACCGATCCCGCCGCGACGATCGCGCCGTCGCCGATCTTCACCGGCGCGACCAGCGCGCTGTTCGATCCGACGAATGCGCCATGACCG harbors:
- a CDS encoding response regulator translates to MTALEGLRVLVVEDEPIVAMCLEDILDGLGCVTIGPASRLADGLALAQAGGLDAAILDINLGGERSTRIAEALRGGGVPFAFASGYGAVPEGFENQPLIEKPYREADIQAALVRLLG
- the glmS gene encoding glutamine--fructose-6-phosphate transaminase (isomerizing); the encoded protein is MCGIVGILGTSDVAQRLFDGLKRLEYRGYDSAGIATLHNGEIDRRRAEGKLANLGNRLAESPLPGLIGIAHTRWATHGAPTEDNAHPHIVGDVTIVHNGIIENFKPLRDALIAEGRQFKSQTDTEVVAHLVDRELKAGKAPRDAVAAVLPRLHGAFAIAFLFRNQPDLLIAARLGAPLTVGYGDGENYLGSDAHALATLTQRIAYLDEGDWAVLTREKIEIFDRDNNPVERPIVQSGATAEAIDKGNHAHFMLKEIYEQPVVVAQTLQSYIRPVEQMVAMPNMHFDLSKIERVVIVACGTASYVGMIGKYWIERFARVPVEVDVASEFRYRDPVLLPHTLGVVVSQSGETADTLAALRHMKANGVTTAGIINVPTSSMAREVDLLLSTHAGPEIGVASTKAFTCQLAVMAALSVNLARAKGLMPPSEERQIVRHLIEAPACINAALARDEQIAAMAPKIAEARDVLYLGRGPDYPLALEGALKLKEISYIHAEGYASGEMKHGPIALIDDLVPLIVLAPSGPLFDKTVSNMQEAKARGARVVLISDKEGLALAGDDAEAVIEMPSVHPLIAPLVYAVPVQLLAYHVAVAKGTDVDQPRNLAKSVTVE